The segment CTCAACGTACGTGTCATCGTACATGTAATGGACAAGTGCGTCCACTAGATACGCCCGTGCTTCTTCCTCGCCACCTTTCTCCTTTATCAGGTAGTGGTCCAGAGGTATGGTGTTTGCATAAATGGACGTAATGGAATGCGCCGCGTCTCTCTCCGGTTTGGGGACCTCGATTATCTTGTCGAATCGCGACCGGAAAGCGGAATCGATAAGATGCAGACGATTCGTTGCACCGATGACCGTGAGATGTGGATGCAGGGCGTAAAACCCGTCTAAAATATCCAGTAATTGGCCCGTCACTCGTTCCGGCGCACCGGACGATCCCGCAAACATGCCGCGCTCTTGCGCTAAGGCGTCTATCTCATCGAAGAAGATAACCCCGTAGTCGTTCTCTCCTTCCTCTAATTTGTCGTTCGCCGCTTTGAAGACCATGCGCACGTTCTTCTCCGATTCGCCGAGCCACATGGTGAAGAGCTCGCCGGCACCCACTTTTACAAATTCACAGTTCGGTAACGCCGATGCCAAGGCTTTCGCGCACATCGTCTTACCGCAGCCCGGCGGGCCATACATCAGTATCCGACGAGAACTCTCGCCGTATTTCGTGTAATCCTCAGGATTGAGCATGGGGAGAATAATGCTCTTCACCAGCTCCTGCTTCACCTCGGTCAAGCCGCCGATGTCATTAAAACTCACGCCGGGGCTCTTCGTGACTTCATAGCGCGAGTATTCCTGCGTCCTGTAACCCCTTTTTATATCCAGCGTACCAGGCAGGAGTCCCACCTTCATCCCCTCTCGTATCAGCTCCTTCTCGTCCGCTTTGAGTCGTTTATAAATCCTGCCGCGACCTTTTCCCGTGGAGATCTCCGCAAGCCAGCCCTCTTCATCCTCTTCCTTCCTCAGATCCTCTACCTCTCCAACCTCTAAATCCACCATACGGTCATACACTGCCGTAATCCCGATGGTAAACCCGCTTGGATTGTTCTTATCGGGGACGCGACCGATAAAGACGTATTTCCCTTCTTCTAACTCGTCTATCTCTTTGTCGGTAAGCGTACCATAGGGTAACGCCTTTAACGCTCCATTCAAATTCACCAGAGCGCTGTCGTGAAGTTTCTCAACAATGAACCCGCAGTCTAACGGAGGCGTCCTCGATTTCGAAACGAGCCGCTCTAGATCGTCTTTATATGCCTCAGTCTCCTCGTATTTCCTGCGTAATCTCCGATATTCGCTCTCCAATCGCTCGTACTCGTATCGCGGAATGTAGTCCTCCTGTTCCATATTTACTCTGCTAAAACGTAAGCAATCAATTTATAAAAATCCAACGGCGTGCACGTATATTTATATACTACTATGAAATATATATAGGGGTATAAAGGGGGAAGAGGATGAAAGAGGAGAAGCGGAAAATACAACTCACTGGTGGGTCAACGTATACCATCTCGCTCCCTATAAAATGGGCTCGGGAAGCAGGTGTGAAACAGGGGGACGAACTCTCATTGGTTCAACGTGCTGACAAATCGCTTGTATTAACCCCGTTGAAGGAGAAAGAAGAGCGGATAAAATACGCTGAACTCGTGCTCTCGGAGAAGGAGAGCTTTGAGGGCAATTTCCGGTATCTCATCGCGCATTACCTCGTTGGCTATGACGTTGTGAAGCTGTTATCTCCGGGCGGTTTCGAAGCGGAAGAGCGCAAGAGGATAAAGGCTGAAGTGCGGAAGCGACTGATCGGCATGGAGGTCGTTGGCGAGTCGTCAAAGGAGATCGTGCTCAAGAGCTTCTTGAAATACGAGGACTTCACGTTGCGCGATGCGATTCGGAGTATGTACAAGATCATCGTGTCAATGTTAGAAGACGCGATCTCGGCGCTCGAGAAGAACGACCATAACCGTGCAGAGGACGTTATAGAGCGAGATAACGAGATAGACCGGTTTTATCTACTCATTGTTCGGCAGCTCAAGGCGGTGATCAGCGATCCCGAGCTCGCAAAGAAGATCGGGGAGAGCAGACAGCGTGATAGTCTGGGATACCGGATTATCGTGAAGACTATGGAGCGAATGGGCGATCATGTAGAGAGCATAGCGAGGAATTCCATGATGATGAGCTCCTCGGTAGGAATAAAAAGTATAAAAGAAATCGGGACTCGTACAACAGAGCTCTTCACGAAGACCCTGGCGTCTTTATCGGATATAAACATAGAGAAGGCGAACGAGGCGATAAAGGGGGCGAAACTGCTCTCTGAGGATGTTGAGAGCATAAATGAGCGGATTATGGCGGAAAAGTGGAGCGCCAACGATAAGATCCACGCTATTTTCATCATGGAGAGCTTGGGGAGGATAGCGCGGTATTGCGAGGACATAGCAGAAGTAGCGATAAACCTGGGGATAACGGTAACGGGTGAATCGGAGTTTTAATTACGGATGCAGGCATCCGGTGGAACGCATAGGCTAGAACGCATAGGCAATTATGTTATTATCTCTACTATTAATTAGAAGAGGAAGCGTGGGGTGTAACCGATAGATGTTAGGGAAGTTAAGCCGTTCGCTGAAGGATTCGATCAAAAAGATCGCAATGGCGAAGCGGATTGATAAGCAGACGGTTGAAGAACTCGTGCGAGACATCCAGCGGGCGTTGATCCAGGCGGACGTGAAGATCGCACTGGTAAAGGAACTTTCAAATCGCATACGAAAGCGGAGTTTGACGGAGACGCCGACGTTGAATCCGCGTGAACACGTGATTAAGGTAGTTTACGAGGAGTTGATCAATATACTCGGGCAGGGTGTTGACATGCCGTTAGCGTCGCAGAAGATCATGATGGTCGGGCTGCACGGCACGGGCAAGACCTCGTCGTGCGCGAAACTGGCGCGATACTTCCAGAGGAAAGGCTTAAAGACCGCGGTTATCTGCGCTGATGTGTATAGGCCCGCAGCCTCCGACCAGTTGCGGCAATTGTGCGAGCGGATCGGGGTTCCTTTTTATGATGGCGCCGACCTGCCCACAGAGAAGGACGTGCGAGCGATCGTAAAGGCGGGCGTACAACGGTTCAAGAAGTACGATATTAAAATTATAGACACCGCAGGCCGGCATGCACTGGAAGAGGAGATGATCGATGAGATACGGGACATCGAGGAGCTGATACGGCCTGAGCAGCGGTTCCTCGTTC is part of the Methanomicrobia archaeon genome and harbors:
- a CDS encoding 26S protease regulatory subunit, which translates into the protein MEQEDYIPRYEYERLESEYRRLRRKYEETEAYKDDLERLVSKSRTPPLDCGFIVEKLHDSALVNLNGALKALPYGTLTDKEIDELEEGKYVFIGRVPDKNNPSGFTIGITAVYDRMVDLEVGEVEDLRKEEDEEGWLAEISTGKGRGRIYKRLKADEKELIREGMKVGLLPGTLDIKRGYRTQEYSRYEVTKSPGVSFNDIGGLTEVKQELVKSIILPMLNPEDYTKYGESSRRILMYGPPGCGKTMCAKALASALPNCEFVKVGAGELFTMWLGESEKNVRMVFKAANDKLEEGENDYGVIFFDEIDALAQERGMFAGSSGAPERVTGQLLDILDGFYALHPHLTVIGATNRLHLIDSAFRSRFDKIIEVPKPERDAAHSITSIYANTIPLDHYLIKEKGGEEEARAYLVDALVHYMYDDTYVETEIGEIKREEAITGRFIAQIFGYARDKALEERTILMTEKGAITEEELRTLWDREGFSEILDAGSKAEELLKRYKHTEEIGVNVQHLKEGFDKFVQRRAEEILASGYGEVRAEETGMHY
- a CDS encoding phosphate uptake regulator PhoU; protein product: MKEEKRKIQLTGGSTYTISLPIKWAREAGVKQGDELSLVQRADKSLVLTPLKEKEERIKYAELVLSEKESFEGNFRYLIAHYLVGYDVVKLLSPGGFEAEERKRIKAEVRKRLIGMEVVGESSKEIVLKSFLKYEDFTLRDAIRSMYKIIVSMLEDAISALEKNDHNRAEDVIERDNEIDRFYLLIVRQLKAVISDPELAKKIGESRQRDSLGYRIIVKTMERMGDHVESIARNSMMMSSSVGIKSIKEIGTRTTELFTKTLASLSDINIEKANEAIKGAKLLSEDVESINERIMAEKWSANDKIHAIFIMESLGRIARYCEDIAEVAINLGITVTGESEF